The DNA region GTAGACATCACCCAAACCATTGAACCTGCTGCAAGAACATCGATTGCCTATTGAACGACCTGTATTTGAACCTATTTCATTTATCACTTGAAGATAGAGCAATGAATTTGAATTTTTTTATCGCTTTTAAACATAAAGCAATTACTAGTATTCATAAAAATTCCATCTAGCTTTTGATTTTATTTTCTTATAATCACTTCAAATAATAAGTTTATCCATATAGCAATACATATTAGAGATAAAGTAGATATCAGAATTTTAGGAATAGGCTTTTGATGAAGCTTTGGCGGTAATGATTTAGTAAGGATTGTTTTAGGCGACCAAAAATGTTCATTAAAATCGTAGTAACTCATTTCTATTTTTCCAGGAATTTAGTGAAAATAAGTATCAAGCAAAATCCGTAATAGGAATACGTTTGACAAAAATTTTGAATTTTCCAAGAATGATGGTATGATTTCGCCCTGAACTTGAACTTGATGTACCTGGCTCATTATTGTCAAACAAAGAACACAATTGCGTATTATCTAACCCAGCAAGTTGTGAACCAAGCTTGAAGTAACTTTTGGTTCTAAGTTCTAAATGGTTTTTAACCATTTTCTTTGTTCAAACACAGCATAAAAAACCGTAACATTATTAAAACAGAATTCAGGAGTCAGGAGCCAGAATGGGCTAAACCTTAGCTATCCGCTAACAGAATTGAATTCTGTGTGACTGGCATATTAGTGGGAAATCTGGCGCGAAGATTTGGTTTGGAAGCTTTTGTGTTAGAGAAGCTACTGGCTTTGACAAATGGAAATTTTAACTAATACCTTCAAAGTTATCCTTAAATCAATTATAAATTACAATTATTCAGAAATTGCAAAATATGTTGAGATGTAATTTGGGGTTGTTCAATTTGGGGCGCATGGCCGCAATTCTTAAGCTTTATTAATTGAGATTTTGCAATGGATTGCTGAAATTTTTTTGCATCTTCAGGTGGGAGCATATCATCAGCTTCTCCCCATAAAATCAGTGTTGGTTTGTCAACTTGGGCAATTCTATTTGCCAAGTTGCAATAACCCCCGGTTTTGACATAAGAAATCATGGCATCATGCCAACCAGGCATTTCCTGATGTAACATGGCACACTGAATAGCCAAAAGTAGCTTGGTATCTAAATTAGGTAAGTTACTACATAAATTTAATGCCAAGATGTGGCGTTGACGTAGATATTCTACAGCCAAAAAGTCAAAAGGAGGAAACAAGTATTTGCTAAAGACGGGAGCGCAAGTGTAACCTAAACTATTAATCAATACTAGTGATTTTACAACTTGAGGGTAAGTGAGAGTAAAATCAATTGCAGTTGCACCCCCCATTGATGCACCTACTAGTATTATCGGTCTGTTGATTAAAGTTTTCCAAAAATCGTAAAGATGAATTTGGATTGTAATTGGACTATAATTTATTTCTTTTTGCCTTTGTGTGAAACCAAAACCTAACAAATCTACAGCCCATGTTTCATTTTGAGTAGCAAGTAATGGCAACAGAAGACGGAACTCTAGGATGGAACTATCGAAGCCGTGTAGCAGCAGAATTGGTGTGCCTTTACTACCTTTGTGAATGTAGGTTGTCAAGATTGGATGTTGGCTTAAGGTGGTTGCAAGGGCAATTCTCTCAATACTTTGGAGAAAAGCGATCGCTTTTGGGTCTGTTAGTTGATTAACTTGTGATGGTAGAAAATTAGAAAACACTGGTGTTCAAAGCTTTAATCAAATTTGTAACTGAAACGGAACCAGAAATATTATAAGAATTACTGTAGGAAAAAAATAGCTAATCTAAAAGTCGTGTTGAGTATTTATTATTGTTAGTTTGTTTACACTTGGAGCGATCGCACAAGTTAAAGATAAAAAAACAAGAAAACAACTCTAATGCTCTGGTTCGAGTTGCTGTTGGAAGTAAGTTCGCAAGCTATCTGCCAAAGCTGGAACCTGAACAGCGCGGCGCACTAAATTTTCATCGGCTTCACGCACGTAGATTTGCACAATATCGGCAACTGTGACATTGTTTTCATCCCGACTCACCAGTTCAATCTCATCCCCTGCACCAATTTCACCTTCAATTCCAAAATGTCAATGCCTGCTGCCAATCCATCCAAATACTCTTCTACACTCACTCCTAAGTTTTCAATTTCCGACATGGGTATAATTAGTTTTTTGTTTGATTTTTATATTCAAGCATCTCTCACGTAGCTATCTCACAGTTAAATTATCCAATTTTTGGACTTCACCACGACTTTGCCTCCCCTTGCTTGTCCCTTAAATATGTTCTTGTTGGGGGCGTAAGCTGTTAATCGTAGCGGTCAAAACTAGGACAATTGCCAAAACTAACACGGTATTTCTGAGTATTGAGTTATTCGAGTGTTTGAGTGCGATCGCCACTAATGCCCAAAGTATTACTCCTGTATAAGCGATGTCTCGACGCTGGATAACTATAACTCCTGCAACTGCTGTTGCTATAAATGCCATGACAAGAGTCCAGATTACAGCAGAAATCCCCCAACCGTTCCACCCATGAAAAGACAAGGCACACGCTACGTTGACAATAGTCGCTACGCTAATCCAGCCTAGATAAGTGCTGATTGGAAAGTGAATACACCATTTTTTTAGCCGAGGTACACGCGATTTGCCAATTTCTAATCGCAAATAAACACCAATCAGGGGCAACAGAATCAAGAGCATTGCAATTACAGAAAGAGCAAAAAGCCGAGACAAAAACAGATACACCCAGATACTTTGAGCAACACAAGCAATAACCAATAGATAACCTGTTTTACGTAAATCAGGCTGATCTCGTTGGTCAGGTAGAGCTTGGTATACCCCAAAAGCAAACAACCCAAGGTAAATCAGCCCCCAGATAGCAAAGGCGTAATTGGCAGGGATAATCAGGACATTTTTAAACAAAGTATTGGAAATTTCCCCTATGCTGAGTCCATTAAGTGGAAAAATATTCGATACTACGTTGATAATGAAAGCACCGAAAATTGCAGCCAAAGTAACAAGCTGCCGCCAAAAATCCCGGTAATTGCCTCTTGTGGACTGCTGCATAGGATGTTAATTCATATCTTTTGTGCTTTTAGCTTACATCTGAAAAAGAGCGACGCGTATAAACCACAGGCATATCGAGCAAGTCAATGAGAAGCCAGAGCGATCGCTCTCTACTTACCTTAAATTCCTTTCAAGGCATTGCACCGGATAACCCCAGCCACAGCCTGATATTTCCTCTAAGAAAATTAGATAGTACACAAGGCAAGCTACGCATATTACAGCCAGCAGATGCTAAATTCAACTTGTGGCAAGACTTTGAACTATTTAACCTAGTTGTTAAAAATTATTCATCATGAGCTTCAAAACAGTAGTCTTCTATGGTTCCTACAGGAGCGATCGCCAGGGCATTAAAGCTGCCAGATTCATGATTGATCAGCTTAATCAAAGAAACCATGAGGTGATTTTTGCAGATGCAAAGGAGTATGACTTTGGCATCTTAGACCGGATGTATAAGGAGTATGGCAAAGGTCAGGCTCCTGCAAAGATGGAAGAGCTAGCAGAGCATATCCGAACAGCAGACGGTTTTGTAGTTGTTGCGGGAGAGTATAACCATTCCATTCAGCCAGGGTTGAGCAACCTGATGGCTCACTATCTAGAAGAATACTTTTTCCGTCCGGCTGGTATTGTTTCCTACTCAGTTAGTAGCTTTGGAGGAGTGCGGGCAGCTATACAATTACGCGCTTTTCTGTCAGAGATGGGAATGCCTACTATTTCAAGTATTTTTGCCATTTCTAAAATTGGGGAGTCTCTTTCTGAAGCAGGTGCTTCACGGGAGGCGGCTTTGACGAAGAGAGTTGGTCAATTTTTGGATGAATTAGAGTGGTACGAAGAAGCTTTGCTTCGACAAAGAAAAGAAAAAGGAAACCCGTTCTAATCAAGTCAGATTGGAGACAGGGGGCAGGGAAAGTGGTGGTGAAGTCCAGAAATTGGATAATTTATTTTTTGGAGTTCCCTAGTAAGAATTATTTAAGCGATCGCTTTTGTATGTAATAAACTTTGATCTCACTTCCATTCCTCTCTCCTTTTAGGCTACCGTGTACACACAAGTCGAATTTTTTCTTAAATCCCAAAGATTACCTACTTAATCGCAGTGATGGTTAGGGTGGGGTAAAACTAAAGCTAAAACCTTAGTAAATCAGGTTTGGGGTGAGGTTTTGAGAATTTATGCAATAAATATATTGAATTCGGGTGGTCGTTTATTGAATTCGGGTGNNNNNNNNNNNNNNNNNNNNNNNNNNNNNNNNNNNNNNNNNNNNNNNNNNNNNNNNNNNNNNNNNNNNNNNNNNNNNNNNNNNNNNNNNNNNNNNNNNNNNNNNNNNNNNNNNNNNNNNNNNNNNNNNNNNNNNNNNNNNNNNNNNNNNNNNNNNNNNNNNNNNNNNNNNNNNNNNNNNNNNNNNNNNNNNNNNNNNNNNNNNNNNNNNNNNNNNNNNNNNNNNNNNNNNNNNNNNNNNNNNNNNNNNNNNNNNNNNNNNNNNNNNNNNNNNNNNNNNNNNNNNNNNNNNNNNNNNNNNNNNNNNNNNNNNNNNNNNNNNNNNNNNNNNNNNNNNNNNNNNNNNNNNNNNNNNNNNNNNNNNNNNNNNNNNNNNNNNNNNNNNNNNNNNNNNNNNNNNNNNNNNNNNNNNNNNNNNNNNNNNNNNNNNNNNNNNNNNNNNNNNNNNNNNNNNNNNNNNNNNNNNNNNNNNNNNNNNNNNNNNNNNNNNNNNNNNNNNNNNNNNNNNNNNNNNNGAATTCGGGTAGTCGTTTATTGAATTCAAGCAGTGGTTAGGGTGGAGCAAAACCCAGATTCAAAGAACAACTTCAGACTTGTGTGTACACCGTAGCCTTTTAGGAGAGAGGCTTTGAATCTTACTCCCCTTCCCTTGTAGGGAAGGGGCTGGGGGTTAGGTCTATATTAAACTCAACTGCAAACCGCGTTAACGGAGTTCAAAGACTCATTCACGAGTATGTCTCAAAGATTCATCAGGTTTTTGGCGAGTTTTTCGTGAGTCCTGATAGAATCTGAAAACGTATTAGCATGATTATGCACAACCGTATATTTACTACTTTATTTTTAACTCTATCTCTGGCTATCACACCCCAGATTGTAGTTGCTCAAAATAATATAGAACAGCTATTTCAACAAGGCGACGCTGCCGAAACAGTTGGTAATAACTCCCAAGCTGAAACGATTTGGCGTAAAGTTTTGCAACTTGAACCCAATAATGGCAAAGCTTATAACAATTTGGGTAATGCTTTGCGGCGACAGGGAAAATTAGATGCAGCATTAGCAGCGCACCAGAAAGCATTACAACTCAATCCTAATGATGCGGAAGCTTACGTGGGTATAGGAAACGTGCTAAATGCTCAAGGGAAACAAGAGGAGGCATTGCCAAGAATAATAATATAGAAACAAGGCAGTTATGGACAGAACAACAGAATAAACTAGCAAGCGTAGAAGACGATCGCCAATGGTTGCCTAAAGATGATCCCACTCTACCAGTTAAGCGTTCTGTGGTACGCATTACTGCCGAGTTTTTGAACAGCGATCGCCAGGGAATAGAGATTGGCACTGGTGTAATAATTCAGCGAGAAGGCAGCCGAACATTAATCCTCACTAATCGTCATGTCATTTTTGATGGCTATGAACAAGGTAAAAATATCCAAGTTGAATTTTTCAGTTCCCCGCCATCAGACCGAGTGCGAATGCGGCGAGATGCCAAGTTGTTCCAAATGACTTCCATAAACGAACAACTCGATTTAGCTATTTTGGAAGTTAGCGGTAAACTACCAGAAGATATCCAACTCTTACCCATCTCTTCAACTGCAATTACCCCGAAAATGCCCATTCGGATTATCGGTCATTCTGCTCAAAGAGGTGAAGATAATTCTTGGTCTAGGTTATTTAGTAATGCTTCTAAATCTGCGTCAAAACCATAGGAGACGCGATTAATCGCGTCTGTACAAGAGTTAGGAGTTAGCCCGATCGCAATACACTGCACCAAAGCTATGATCGGCATGAATCTCAATGACTAGATCAACAACTGTCGCATCTTTTACCAAAGGCTTGATGAATAATTCCGGGTGGAGCGATCGCCAAAAATAATTGACAAATTGCTCTATCTCTGCATTGCTCATCCCCGATTTACCCACAGCAATCATCTGCTGTTCCGCCTGTTTGCGCCACTCTAAAGAACACCGATAATCAGTTGGATATAGCACAATTAAGCTGTCTAATCTCTCCCACAATGGTAAATAATCGTGGAGGCGATGATTCATATCACGGGCAAATGCTCTATCTTCATCTGTGATAATTGGCGGTGGTGCAGTATCAAATACATCTGGGTCGAGTGGTCGCACACCCACAAACCAACCTTCAAATAGTACAATATCTACACCTGTGACAATTTCTGAAGTAGTGCGATCGCCAGCACCTCCAAAAGCAGATTTATCAAAGCGGGGAATCATCACAGGACTTTGCAACTGGCGGATTTGGTCTAGTACATTTAAACCTAAATCTACATCGTGGGTTCCTGGTGGGCCGCGCCAAATCAAGCGGGGATCTTGCTGTGTTAAAACCAAGCGATCGCTGTAAGTTTTATATAAGTCATCTAAAGACAAACTTACAGTCCGGTATCCCAACTGATCGAGAATCAAGCTGAGAACCTTAGACATTGTGGTTTTACCAGTGCCTTGTCCTCCCAATATTCCTTGAATCAGGGGGCGTTTTAACTGTTGGCGCTGCGATGCTAGCTTGATTCCCAAAGGTAGCCACAAGTCCCACAATACTTGTAACATTTCCTTGGGTTCGATTTGAAAAGTAGTTTGGCAGAATTGGCTAAAAGCTGGTAAGACAGATTTTAGTAAATGCGATCGCTTTTCTATCATTTCATCGACATTTTCCGGCGTGATTCCAAAAGCTTTTGCCCTCACCCCATCTGCTAACGCCGCTTCTCTTGCTGACTGCTTCTCCATCTCTTTCATCTCCCACCCTACGATCCCAGCTTAAAGGCTTCGAGAAACAGTCCGTAGATGAAACCAACTTTGAGGAGATTTAGTGAATCTACTAAGAGCGATCGCCTTGACAAAAAGCTCCGATGATAAAATATCCTACTGGTAATTTCCGTCAACATTACTAAAAAAGCAGCTACTACAATGTCTAATTCTGCTCGTTGACCGGCTGTAGTGGAAGCTACGTTTGCCAGAAAAAAACCTAACAAAAAACTAATGATCAGCAACGATAGCCGCCGCCAAGGATTTAAAAACCATTGCCCCAAGCGTGTAGCAATAGCATCGAATAAGTTATTGAGACGAGTGTTTTGCATCACATAGACTTCTGGGAAAAGTCAAGATATCTTGAAATATATCTATATTCAAAAGAGGATATTGGTTTTAGCCTCAGCTTGTTTGTTAATATTATAGATATCTCCTGGGTTTCTAGCGTTGATTCAAATTTGCACATCATATCATCTTTAGGGAAGTTTAGTACCTTAAAAAGGTGCTTATTCTAACGCAAGATGAAATATGCATCTTAGATTTATCTAAGGGTTTGGCAAAAAACGCCTTGTTGCGATCGCTATTACCGCAAAGCGGAAGTCAGCCCCAACTGTTGGATACGCTGTGTTTCGACTCTGCTCAACATAAATTCGCGTTCGTGTCAGTCAAAAGTCAAAAGACTGTGATTTTAGGCTTTTTGGCTGTAATAAAATGGTAGGTTTATTTCTGCCTACCTGTACTAGTGGTTTCACGAAAGTTTTATTTTTCTTTATACAAATGAATTGGCTGGCTCGGTATGTAATTTTCTTGTTTTTATGTAAGCCTACGGTCAAGACACAAAGCAATGGGTATCTTTACCCCAAGTTTATCAGACATCCAGGGAATTATTTCCTCCGAATATTGTCTAATCAGAATGATAATTATAATACATTAGTATCATTAATTTTAGGAAAGTCTATATTAGACTACTTTCTATGATTCCCTTTTGGGATAATAGGCTACTATTTGGTCAAGCCTAAACAAAATATTTATTTCTAATAACTATCAATATGAAATCCTCAGTATATCGTAACCTCGGTATTACAGTTTTTTGCTTGGGACTGCTTGCTGCTCTGGTGGGATGCTTTGGAGTGAGCGTATCCCTTGAGTCCACACCAGATACATCTTCACAACCGCCGACTGAAACTACTCAGTGGGAGACGACTTCCTCTACACCCGTTTTACCTCAAAAGGGTGTTTCAGCTAGTCTATCAACTCCAGCAACTACCTCAACCAATCAAGTAGAACATAATAATATTGAAGAGAAAACTTATCCTGTCTTGGCAGAGCGTGATAAATCAGCTAGCAAAAGTAAGCATCAAGGAACTTTGCGAATGAGCAATCAAACAAATCAGCCTGTACGGTTGGCTCTACTGGCGCGACAGTCCTTCGCAAAAGGCTCTGGTACTAAACAAGCTAACTATGATGTACCGGCACATTGGGATTTTGCTCCCCAAGAAGGTAGTGAGAAGGGACTAATTTTATCCCTACCTCAGAATAATTTAAAGCTGGAGAAGGGAGATATTTTAGTTGCTTTCGCACAAGATGGTTCCCGTCGTTACTGGGGCCCCTATGTTGTCGGCGAAACTCAATTACCGAAATGGAATTCGCAAAGCAGAGAATGGCAACTAGTGCTGAGTCCATAGTCGATATTTAGGAGTGGGGAGTGGGGAGTAGGGAATAGGGAATGGGAAAGAGTTTTTTCTGTTTCTTAAATGTCTTCATATCCGCCAAAATGTATTTGACAGACTAGTACTGTATTGGATGGGTTTCTTTGGAGACTTAGAACAACTGGCGTTACTGAACAGGAAAAAGGGTAATATTGTTGAATTCAAAACTCCGAAGAACAAAAGATAGATAATCAACGACTATTGAGTAGTGATTGTTGACTATTGACTAATGAGCATGAAATTGAGTGTTAAGCACACTGTTGATCAGTGGTTCAACAAAATAGTGAAAAATCCAGCCCTTGGTGTAACTGTGTCGATTTTGTGGTTGATATTGATTAACTGGATAGCTTTTGGGTGGAATTTGGGCAATATTGGCTTGATTGATGAGACAGAGCCGTTGTTTGCCGAAGCTTCCCGCCAGATGTTCGTTACAGGTGATTGGATTACCCCATTTTTCAATGGTGACACTCGTTTCGATAAACCTGCTTTAATTTACTGGTGTCAAGCGATCGCTTATGCAATTATAGGGGTGAATGAGTGGGCAGTGCGCCTTCCTTCAGCGATCGCAGCTTTCGCCTTAATTTGTTTAGCTTTTTACACCATACAGTGGTATTTCGCTAAACAAGACGAACTAGAGCAAGTTTCGCGCCCTAATCGCCGCTACAAAACATCTTTTATAGCAGCAGCCCTCATGGCACTCAATCCCGAAACTATTATTTGGGCGAGAACTGGTGTCTCTGATATGCTGCTCACTGGATGTATGGCATCAGCTTTGTTATGTTTCTTTCTAGGGTACGCAGGTAAGGGAGGGACTGGGGGCTGGGGACTGGGGACTAAAGGGAGTGGACAGAGGAGTGGGGAAGAATTTTCCCAATCCCTAACCCCTAATCACCAATCCCAGAGCGAAGCAACCTCTCCATTCCCTAATAAGTGGTATTTAGCTTTTTATGTGCTGATTGCTGGCGCAATTTTGACTAAAGGACCAGTGGGAATTGTTGTACCAGGGCTAATTGTTGCCGTATTTTTGCTTTATGTGGGAAAATTTCGAGAGGTGTTGCGGGAAATGCGCCTTCTCGTGGGTATGCTGATAATTTTAGGTTTATCAGTGCCCTGGTATGCTTTAGTAATTTGGCGCAATGGCTGGAATTATATTAATGCCTTTTTTGGTTATCACAACCTGGAACGCTTTACAGAAGTAGTTAATGGTCACTCAGCACCTTGGTATTTTTACTTTTTAGTAGTGCTGCTGGGTTTTGCGCCCTACTCAGTGTATTTACCACTCTCTATAGTAAGATTAAAGTTTTGGCAGCGATCGCACTGGCGATCCCTTGAACGTTTTCAACAGTTTGGTTTATTCGCCTGGTTGTGGTTTGCTAGCATCTTTGGCTTTTTCACCGTTGCTGTTACCAAACTCCCTAGCTACGTGTTGCCTTTAATGCCAGCAGCAGCAATCTTGGTAGCCTTGTTGTGGAGTGACTTTTTCCAGGATACAGAGGCTAGGCAAACAATACCTGTTTCTTCTCCCACTCCTCCCATCTCCCCCTCTTTTCTCCAAGTAAGTGGTTGGGTAAATGTAGTATTTTTATCATTCCTATCTATAGCACTGTTTAACATAACCCACATATTAGGTACTGATCCAGCTATAAGCAACTTCCACGAACAAATTCAACGAACTGGTTTACCAGTAATAGCCGGGGTAATGTGGCTAGTTTGTGCCGTTTTAGTTGCGGGTTTATTACTAAATCGCCAATGGAACCAGGTTATCGCTATTAATTTAATCGGGTTTGTAGCGTTTTTAATTTTTGTTTTAACGCCTGCTTCGTTTTTTATTGATCGAGAACGTCAATTACCCTTAAGGGAATTGTCTGCGGTCATTCTACAAGCAAAAGAACCAAATGAAGAATTGATCATGCTTGGCTTCAAAAAGCCTAGTGTGGTATTTTATAGCCACATTCACGTAAATTATTTAAGATTTCCCCAAGAGGCTATAGAGCATATAAAAAACCAAGCTGCCAAAGGACTAAAACCTGCTTCAGTGCTGCTGTTGGCTGAACAGAAAAAGTTTTTACAAATGGATTTACAGCCAGATGATTACAAGAATTTATCAACCAAGGGTGCTTATAACTTGGTTCGAGTTCCTTTTAAGAAAAATAAAACTGAAAAAATTGATATTTCATAATTAGTCATTAGTCATTAGTCATTAGTCATTAGTCATTAGTCATTAGTCATTAGGCATGGGGCATTGGTTATTAAGTCTTCTCCCCCTGCTTCCTCATGCCTTACTCCCCATTCCCCACTCCCCATTCCCATTAACATTTGTCATTGTAACCGTTGACAGCTAAAGCGTGATTAATCTGGTTTAATAGGTCTTCCATTGATATTGATCGCGGTAATATTTGGGTAGCGATCGCACCAACAATAGTTTCTATCGATTCCAAACCATTCTTCTTCTGCTTGTCAATTTCCTTGTAAGCTACCCCAGACTGGAAACTGGTTTCTGGGTGATTTAATCGCTGATTCAGTACTAAAATTGGTGGTAATTTATCAGGTGAATCTCCCAATGTTTTCAATGCTTTTAGCACGTCTTTGTGGATCGTGGATTCTCCTAAACAAATTAGCAGTAAGTCAACGCTTTGGTGGCGAATTTGTTGTAATACTTCTGCCCAACAGGGACTCATCGCCGCTTTGAAGCCTGCTGTTTGTAGGTACTGAATTAAAGCTTGGAACCACTCAGACCCCCGTTGTGCAGTTTCACTACTAATTGAGCAATTTTTTGCTGTCCCAGAACCCTTAACTTTGCGTCTTATTTGTGGTAAATCACGCAGCATTGTCAAATCCACTACTAGGATGTTAGGAGGACAGCAAATCCCAGAAGCAATTTCCAATACTGATAGCAAGGCATCTGTGTTTTCAGCGCGACTACTGTTGTCCCTAGCAAATGGTGTTAAGTAAGGAAATACAGATAATTCTGGGATTTTAGAAGCTATTAGAGTAGTTGCGACATCGCAAGTAACTAGGGGGATAGCCGCCAAACGTGGGTGCTGAATTAGTTGTTGTAGATAAATTTGGGCGGTGGTACTTTCGACATCTAGCAAAATAACATCAAACTGCCATACCCGCGCCAAAAGTTCTGCTTGATCTAGGTCATCTACTTCAATCACCCGGTGTTCTCGAAGTGAGGCGTGGGGATTAACCGATTCCAACTGGGGATTCACCAACCTGAGAATTCGTAGTGGGGTTTTAGTTGGGACAATTGCGCTGTTGTTTAACCCTTGGGGCAAAACTGCTGGTGAAGTACATAATTTTTCGAGAACTGGTGCTAAAAGGTGATTCTCTACTGGCAAACTTAAGAAACCATCGGCTCGGTTAGCAAATGCTTGCTCTTTTTCGGCTGCCGTCGCTGTCACAATTACAGATATATGCCGGGTTGCGGTGTCAGATTTCAGTAAAGTCAGCACATCCCAGCCAGATAGTAGAGGTAGCAACGGATTCAAAAATATAGCGATTGGTTGCAAGCGCCGAGCTTTTTCTACTGCTTCTGTCCCCGATCGCGCAATCACTACCCGATATCCTAAACCTTTAAGTTGTTCGGTCAAGTCTTCAATATATCGCGCTACTGCCTCGACTACTAAAACTAACCGTTGCGAACTGGCGGGATGATGCTGTGTGGACGTAATAACATGCCCAACGGCTGCGGAATTTTCTCGTGTCGATTGGTGTCGCGTTTCTTCCTCTTCTTTGATTCCCATATCTGGTTCCGAAAAGCCTGTCTTCGGAGGACTGGGCGGTAGAAGTAGTGTAAACTGGCTACCTTTTCCTTCACGCGATAAGAAGCTAACATCTCCTCCGTGGAGACGAGCCAGGGCCCGAGTTAATACCAGCCCCAAACCAGTGCCTTCAAATTGGCGAGTCAGGGGATTTTCGAGTTGTTGGAATTTTTGAAAAATTAAGTGTTGCTGGTGTTCAGGAATCCCAATGCCTGTATCCCAAACGGTAAAGGCAATCCAGCCTTCCCAACGACTCACCCGCAAACCAATTTCGCCAGATAATTCAGTGAATTTAAAGGCGTTGGAAAGTAGG from Nostoc commune NIES-4072 includes:
- a CDS encoding alpha/beta fold hydrolase yields the protein MFSNFLPSQVNQLTDPKAIAFLQSIERIALATTLSQHPILTTYIHKGSKGTPILLLHGFDSSILEFRLLLPLLATQNETWAVDLLGFGFTQRQKEINYSPITIQIHLYDFWKTLINRPIILVGASMGGATAIDFTLTYPQVVKSLVLINSLGYTCAPVFSKYLFPPFDFLAVEYLRQRHILALNLCSNLPNLDTKLLLAIQCAMLHQEMPGWHDAMISYVKTGGYCNLANRIAQVDKPTLILWGEADDMLPPEDAKKFQQSIAKSQLIKLKNCGHAPQIEQPQITSQHILQFLNNCNL
- a CDS encoding 3-alpha domain-containing protein, which produces MSRDENNVTVADIVQIYVREADENLVRRAVQVPALADSLRTYFQQQLEPEH
- a CDS encoding NADPH-dependent FMN reductase, whose translation is MSFKTVVFYGSYRSDRQGIKAARFMIDQLNQRNHEVIFADAKEYDFGILDRMYKEYGKGQAPAKMEELAEHIRTADGFVVVAGEYNHSIQPGLSNLMAHYLEEYFFRPAGIVSYSVSSFGGVRAAIQLRAFLSEMGMPTISSIFAISKIGESLSEAGASREAALTKRVGQFLDELEWYEEALLRQRKEKGNPF
- a CDS encoding tetratricopeptide repeat protein, with product MHNRIFTTLFLTLSLAITPQIVVAQNNIEQLFQQGDAAETVGNNSQAETIWRKVLQLEPNNGKAYNNLGNALRRQGKLDAALAAHQKALQLNPNDAEAYVGIGNVLNAQGKQEEALPRIII
- a CDS encoding S1 family peptidase, with amino-acid sequence MPKDDPTLPVKRSVVRITAEFLNSDRQGIEIGTGVIIQREGSRTLILTNRHVIFDGYEQGKNIQVEFFSSPPSDRVRMRRDAKLFQMTSINEQLDLAILEVSGKLPEDIQLLPISSTAITPKMPIRIIGHSAQRGEDNSWSRLFSNASKSASKP
- a CDS encoding glycerate kinase, yielding MEKQSAREAALADGVRAKAFGITPENVDEMIEKRSHLLKSVLPAFSQFCQTTFQIEPKEMLQVLWDLWLPLGIKLASQRQQLKRPLIQGILGGQGTGKTTMSKVLSLILDQLGYRTVSLSLDDLYKTYSDRLVLTQQDPRLIWRGPPGTHDVDLGLNVLDQIRQLQSPVMIPRFDKSAFGGAGDRTTSEIVTGVDIVLFEGWFVGVRPLDPDVFDTAPPPIITDEDRAFARDMNHRLHDYLPLWERLDSLIVLYPTDYRCSLEWRKQAEQQMIAVGKSGMSNAEIEQFVNYFWRSLHPELFIKPLVKDATVVDLVIEIHADHSFGAVYCDRANS
- a CDS encoding DUF565 domain-containing protein; this encodes MQNTRLNNLFDAIATRLGQWFLNPWRRLSLLIISFLLGFFLANVASTTAGQRAELDIVVAAFLVMLTEITSRIFYHRSFLSRRSLLVDSLNLLKVGFIYGLFLEAFKLGS
- a CDS encoding ArnT family glycosyltransferase; this translates as MSMKLSVKHTVDQWFNKIVKNPALGVTVSILWLILINWIAFGWNLGNIGLIDETEPLFAEASRQMFVTGDWITPFFNGDTRFDKPALIYWCQAIAYAIIGVNEWAVRLPSAIAAFALICLAFYTIQWYFAKQDELEQVSRPNRRYKTSFIAAALMALNPETIIWARTGVSDMLLTGCMASALLCFFLGYAGKGGTGGWGLGTKGSGQRSGEEFSQSLTPNHQSQSEATSPFPNKWYLAFYVLIAGAILTKGPVGIVVPGLIVAVFLLYVGKFREVLREMRLLVGMLIILGLSVPWYALVIWRNGWNYINAFFGYHNLERFTEVVNGHSAPWYFYFLVVLLGFAPYSVYLPLSIVRLKFWQRSHWRSLERFQQFGLFAWLWFASIFGFFTVAVTKLPSYVLPLMPAAAILVALLWSDFFQDTEARQTIPVSSPTPPISPSFLQVSGWVNVVFLSFLSIALFNITHILGTDPAISNFHEQIQRTGLPVIAGVMWLVCAVLVAGLLLNRQWNQVIAINLIGFVAFLIFVLTPASFFIDRERQLPLRELSAVILQAKEPNEELIMLGFKKPSVVFYSHIHVNYLRFPQEAIEHIKNQAAKGLKPASVLLLAEQKKFLQMDLQPDDYKNLSTKGAYNLVRVPFKKNKTEKIDIS